In one window of Methanosarcina vacuolata Z-761 DNA:
- a CDS encoding DEAD/DEAH box helicase, translating to MIILHAGRIGKQFFLWGESPAENEIQGARRGRKPKNLTAKPYPYDSSFENLFSALELLLGSPDRKEGKKINVWMPTIGGNPIPSSSLIAEIPDSKAELSLAPWTVNAYSLEAEETLVLLCACMGKRVLAPGIISGSDLLWWADALKFAGSLVAGQKYLPGVREEEGEYRAFWEPVFSGENAEELAKLAKQMPPASRALAPESSAVPPEMPATLVARQFIEASLDWIVRSEIGEGFVKETRKRKSFDSIHDAWVSALKSPDGLISGDDTELIQLEARAREWQRPLTILTTSPFRFCFRLEEPVEDEEIEETTELEKITENKRSREEIADIEIPKGLWYVRYLLQSYEDPSLLIPVKEAWKPKKGSPLKKYDVKNIRQFLLSSLGQAAGINAGIASSLEAPNPAGYSLDTKEAYRFLTENAVNLSQAGFGILLPGWWTRKGTKTHLKAQAKVKGKKLQAGNGLTLDKIVSFDWEIALGDRVLTAKELRALAKLKAPLVKVRGQWVEVNDAEIKAALEFWKKNPHGEANLREVLKLAVGVSENAEGLDFEGINAEGWIGELISRLKDKTGFEELPAPNGFSGTLRPYQFRGYSWLSFLRQLGIGACLADDMGLGKTIQTLALIQYDLEQVEEGAAGREDSKLISVPNVSTAPTAPNVSNASTASNVSTAPNAAKPVATKPVLLVCPTSVINNWKKEAARFTPELSVMVHHGTSRKKEEEFKKEAMKHSIVISSYGLLQRDATFLKGVPWAGVVLDEAQNIKNPETKQAKAARALEADYRIALTGTPVENNVGDLWSIMEFLNPGFLGSQAGFKRNFFIPIQAERDPEAARRLKEITSPFILRRLKTDSSIISDLPEKMEMKTYCTLTKEQASLYAAVLEDIEEAIEEADEEGIQRKGIILSALSRLKQVCNHPAQFLKDNSGIPGRSGKLERITEMLDVVLENGEKALVFTQFAEMGKILKEHLQASFGCEVLFLHGGVPRTQRDRMLERFQEGKEYLPIFVLSLKAGGTGLNLTGANHVFHFDRWWNPAVENQATDRAFRIGQTKNVEVHKFICAGTLEEKIDEIIEHKVQVAENVVGTGESWLTELSNEELKDIFTLREEAVGE from the coding sequence ATGATAATTCTTCATGCAGGCAGAATTGGAAAACAGTTCTTCTTATGGGGTGAAAGCCCGGCTGAAAACGAAATTCAGGGTGCCCGGCGGGGGAGAAAACCTAAAAATCTGACGGCAAAGCCTTATCCTTATGATTCGAGTTTTGAAAACCTGTTTTCTGCTCTTGAGCTATTGCTGGGTAGTCCTGACCGAAAAGAGGGCAAGAAAATCAACGTCTGGATGCCGACTATAGGCGGGAATCCTATTCCTTCCAGCTCTCTGATTGCTGAAATTCCGGATTCGAAAGCCGAACTTTCCCTGGCTCCCTGGACGGTTAATGCATACTCTCTGGAAGCTGAAGAAACTCTTGTTCTTCTCTGCGCCTGCATGGGAAAACGAGTTTTAGCCCCTGGCATCATTTCAGGAAGTGACCTACTCTGGTGGGCAGACGCCCTTAAATTTGCAGGTTCGCTGGTCGCAGGACAGAAATACCTGCCTGGAGTCAGGGAAGAAGAAGGAGAGTACAGGGCTTTCTGGGAACCCGTATTTTCCGGAGAAAATGCAGAAGAGCTGGCAAAGCTGGCAAAGCAAATGCCTCCTGCTTCCAGGGCTCTTGCTCCTGAATCCTCTGCCGTGCCGCCTGAAATGCCTGCAACTTTAGTGGCAAGGCAGTTTATTGAAGCCTCTCTTGACTGGATAGTCCGATCCGAAATAGGAGAAGGGTTTGTAAAAGAGACGCGCAAAAGAAAGTCCTTTGATAGTATCCATGATGCCTGGGTTTCTGCCCTGAAAAGCCCGGACGGGCTGATCTCTGGAGATGATACCGAACTTATTCAGCTTGAGGCTCGGGCCCGTGAATGGCAGCGTCCCCTCACAATACTTACTACTTCACCTTTCAGGTTCTGTTTTCGGCTGGAAGAACCAGTTGAGGACGAAGAAATCGAAGAAACCACAGAACTCGAAAAAATCACAGAAAACAAAAGAAGCCGGGAAGAGATAGCTGATATCGAAATTCCCAAAGGGCTGTGGTACGTCCGCTACCTGCTTCAGTCTTACGAGGACCCAAGCCTTCTGATCCCTGTAAAAGAAGCCTGGAAGCCAAAAAAGGGCAGCCCGTTGAAAAAATATGATGTGAAAAACATTCGTCAATTTCTGTTATCTTCCCTCGGGCAGGCTGCCGGTATTAATGCAGGAATCGCTTCCAGCCTTGAGGCTCCCAACCCAGCCGGATATTCCCTTGATACGAAAGAGGCTTACCGTTTCCTGACTGAAAATGCAGTGAACTTAAGCCAGGCCGGGTTTGGAATACTTCTTCCTGGCTGGTGGACTCGCAAGGGTACAAAAACTCACTTAAAAGCCCAGGCAAAGGTTAAGGGCAAGAAGTTACAGGCCGGAAACGGGCTTACCCTCGACAAAATCGTCAGCTTTGACTGGGAAATTGCCCTTGGGGACAGGGTGTTAACAGCCAAAGAGTTGCGGGCTCTTGCAAAACTCAAAGCTCCACTTGTGAAGGTTCGCGGGCAGTGGGTTGAGGTAAACGATGCTGAAATCAAGGCTGCTCTTGAGTTCTGGAAGAAGAACCCCCATGGAGAAGCAAACCTGCGCGAGGTTCTAAAGCTTGCTGTGGGCGTATCCGAAAACGCCGAAGGTCTGGATTTTGAAGGGATCAATGCAGAAGGCTGGATTGGAGAATTAATCAGTCGCTTAAAGGACAAAACCGGATTTGAAGAACTTCCGGCTCCCAATGGTTTTTCAGGAACTCTTCGGCCTTATCAATTCCGAGGTTACTCATGGCTCTCTTTTTTGAGGCAATTAGGCATAGGAGCCTGCCTTGCAGACGACATGGGGCTTGGAAAAACCATCCAGACGCTTGCTCTTATCCAGTATGACCTGGAACAGGTTGAAGAAGGGGCAGCCGGACGTGAAGATTCAAAACTCATTAGCGTCCCTAACGTTTCTACTGCTCCTACTGCTCCTAACGTTTCTAACGCTTCTACTGCTTCTAATGTTTCTACTGCTCCTAACGCCGCAAAACCTGTAGCCACAAAACCGGTCCTTCTGGTCTGTCCGACTTCGGTTATCAATAACTGGAAAAAAGAGGCTGCTCGCTTTACACCTGAACTTTCGGTAATGGTACACCACGGCACCAGCCGGAAAAAAGAAGAGGAATTCAAAAAAGAAGCTATGAAACATAGTATTGTTATCTCAAGCTATGGGCTTTTGCAGAGGGATGCTACGTTCTTAAAAGGTGTTCCCTGGGCTGGAGTGGTACTTGATGAAGCCCAGAATATCAAAAACCCTGAAACTAAACAGGCAAAAGCTGCCAGGGCTCTGGAAGCCGATTACCGCATAGCTCTTACAGGGACTCCGGTTGAAAATAATGTAGGCGACCTCTGGTCCATCATGGAGTTTTTAAATCCCGGCTTCCTCGGCAGTCAGGCCGGCTTCAAGCGGAACTTCTTTATCCCCATTCAGGCCGAAAGAGACCCGGAAGCTGCAAGAAGGTTAAAAGAAATTACAAGTCCCTTCATCCTGCGTCGCCTGAAGACTGACAGTTCTATTATCTCTGACCTGCCGGAAAAAATGGAGATGAAGACCTATTGTACGCTGACAAAAGAACAGGCCTCACTCTATGCGGCAGTCCTCGAAGATATCGAAGAGGCAATTGAAGAAGCTGATGAAGAGGGAATCCAGAGAAAAGGAATAATTCTATCTGCCCTTTCCAGGCTCAAGCAGGTCTGCAACCATCCAGCACAGTTTTTGAAGGACAACTCCGGAATTCCAGGACGGTCAGGAAAACTCGAAAGGATTACCGAAATGCTGGACGTGGTTCTGGAAAACGGAGAAAAAGCCCTTGTTTTCACCCAGTTTGCGGAAATGGGAAAAATACTAAAAGAGCACCTGCAGGCAAGCTTCGGCTGTGAAGTCCTTTTCCTGCACGGCGGGGTTCCCAGAACGCAGCGGGACCGGATGCTTGAGCGTTTCCAGGAGGGAAAAGAGTATCTCCCGATTTTTGTCCTCTCTCTTAAAGCCGGAGGCACGGGGCTTAACCTTACTGGGGCCAACCATGTATTCCATTTCGACCGCTGGTGGAACCCGGCTGTTGAAAATCAGGCAACTGACAGGGCATTCCGTATAGGCCAAACAAAAAACGTTGAGGTGCACAAGTTCATCTGCGCGGGTACGCTTGAAGAAAAGATCGATGAGATTATTGAGCATAAAGTGCAGGTCGCAGAGAACGTTGTCGGGACAGGGGAATCCTGGCTGACAGAACTTTCCAATGAGGAATTAAAGGATATTTTCACTCTTAGAGAAGAAGCGGTAGGTGAATAA
- a CDS encoding tetratricopeptide repeat protein, with protein sequence MPIGPTTYFGKERVFVDREACIQTFRENIQNSGNLEYNVLFYHGIAGIGKSKLQKELQKILDEEYPEIFWAAIDLNTKTYREVGTFLIALRNKIQEKYKAKFYLFNIAHAIYWKKLHPEIPLLEENYPVIKEGKFFSKIIDVLNEFGPTRLIWDIINNAPDNIKRYYKEQAIDINKLVSMEAPEIEKLLPGFFAADFTSYLGTNSKAYIFIDTYEALWDGLREKGGFHEKDEWIRENLIPNMKGVSWVICGRDELLWVPDCDEDWKMYLEQHPVDELPEKYCQEFLEDCGIENKDIRNIIIKASEGVPYYLNLSVDTYEKIRKNRQPVSEDFGKTQKEIFNTFVKYLNDNEIRALKVLSVPNSWDRALFEILMKKFDSGYPAGAFSELIKFSFIKKDTDGKCSVHQLMRKSLKEFHDPTDRKNIHKYLLDFYSKKLENIDIKAITPEHETALTEAFYHAKESLEAEELCEWFISVSDPFYRAAFWQLISPFYEEILQILEVNVSPEHLLVGVTLNYLGILYTNMGEYEKALPLYQRALDIREKVLGPQHPDVATTLNNLAGLYRQMGEYEKALPLYQRDLEISEKVLGPQHPDVATTLNNLAGLYRQMGEYEKALPLYQRALEIIEKVLGPQHPDVATTLNNLAGLYRQMGEYEKALPLYQRALEIIEKVLGPQHPDVATTLNNLAGLYESMGEYEKALPLYQRALDIREKVLGPQHPSVATTLNNLAGLYESMGEYEKALPLYQRDLEISEKVLGPQHPSVATTLNNLAGLYESMGEYEKALPLYQRALDIREKVLGPQHPSVATTLNNLAGLYESMGEYEKALPLYQRALEIIEKKLGPKHPNTVTIKNNYNLLLSKMSEGDEEK encoded by the coding sequence ATGCCCATCGGTCCTACAACGTACTTTGGGAAAGAGAGAGTATTTGTTGATAGGGAAGCCTGCATTCAGACTTTCAGAGAAAATATCCAGAATTCGGGAAATCTAGAATATAACGTACTATTTTATCACGGAATTGCCGGAATCGGGAAAAGCAAGCTGCAGAAAGAATTGCAAAAGATACTGGATGAAGAGTATCCCGAAATATTCTGGGCAGCTATTGATCTGAACACAAAAACTTATAGAGAAGTCGGAACTTTTTTAATCGCCCTGAGAAACAAGATTCAGGAGAAATACAAAGCTAAGTTTTACCTTTTCAACATTGCTCATGCCATATACTGGAAAAAACTACACCCTGAAATTCCCCTGCTAGAAGAGAACTATCCTGTGATTAAAGAAGGAAAATTTTTCAGTAAAATAATAGATGTCCTTAATGAATTTGGGCCTACAAGATTGATCTGGGATATTATAAATAATGCACCAGACAACATAAAGAGATATTATAAAGAACAAGCCATAGACATCAATAAACTTGTTTCTATGGAAGCCCCTGAAATAGAAAAATTATTGCCTGGCTTTTTTGCTGCAGATTTTACAAGTTATTTAGGTACGAATTCAAAAGCTTACATATTTATTGACACTTACGAAGCTCTCTGGGATGGTCTGAGAGAGAAAGGCGGTTTTCATGAAAAAGATGAGTGGATAAGGGAAAACCTGATCCCAAACATGAAAGGAGTTTCATGGGTAATCTGTGGAAGGGATGAATTATTATGGGTTCCCGATTGTGATGAAGACTGGAAAATGTATCTGGAACAACATCCGGTAGATGAACTTCCAGAGAAATATTGTCAAGAATTTTTAGAAGATTGTGGTATTGAAAATAAGGACATTCGGAATATAATTATTAAAGCCAGTGAAGGAGTTCCATACTACCTTAACCTGTCTGTTGATACCTATGAAAAAATTAGAAAGAACAGGCAGCCAGTCTCTGAGGACTTCGGAAAGACGCAGAAAGAGATATTCAATACATTCGTGAAATACCTGAATGATAATGAAATTCGAGCCCTCAAAGTGCTTTCAGTACCCAATTCCTGGGACAGAGCCCTTTTCGAAATATTGATGAAAAAGTTTGATTCAGGATATCCTGCTGGCGCATTTTCAGAACTGATTAAGTTTTCCTTTATCAAAAAAGATACCGATGGAAAATGTTCTGTTCACCAGCTGATGAGAAAAAGCCTTAAGGAATTCCATGATCCCACAGATAGAAAGAATATCCATAAGTATTTACTTGATTTTTACAGCAAAAAGCTAGAAAATATTGATATCAAGGCAATCACTCCAGAACACGAAACCGCCCTTACCGAAGCCTTCTACCATGCAAAAGAATCATTGGAAGCAGAAGAATTATGCGAATGGTTTATTTCTGTATCTGATCCGTTTTATAGAGCAGCATTCTGGCAATTGATTTCTCCCTTTTATGAGGAAATTCTTCAGATACTCGAAGTAAATGTCAGCCCTGAGCATTTGCTCGTTGGAGTTACTTTGAATTATCTCGGTATACTTTATACAAATATGGGAGAATACGAAAAAGCACTCCCACTTTATCAAAGGGCACTGGACATTCGTGAAAAGGTGCTCGGGCCGCAACACCCAGATGTTGCAACAACACTAAACAATCTCGCAGGACTCTATCGTCAGATGGGAGAATACGAAAAAGCACTCCCACTTTATCAAAGGGATCTAGAGATCAGTGAAAAGGTGCTCGGGCCGCAACACCCAGATGTTGCAACAACACTAAACAATCTCGCAGGACTCTATCGTCAGATGGGAGAATACGAAAAAGCACTCCCACTTTATCAAAGGGCACTGGAAATAATTGAAAAGGTGCTCGGGCCGCAACACCCAGATGTTGCAACAACACTAAACAATCTCGCAGGACTCTATCGTCAGATGGGAGAATACGAAAAAGCACTCCCACTTTATCAAAGGGCACTGGAAATAATTGAAAAGGTGCTCGGGCCGCAACACCCAGATGTTGCAACAACACTAAACAATCTCGCAGGACTCTATGAAAGTATGGGAGAATACGAAAAAGCACTCCCACTTTATCAAAGGGCACTGGACATTCGTGAAAAGGTGCTCGGGCCGCAACACCCATCTGTTGCAACAACACTAAACAATCTCGCAGGACTCTATGAAAGTATGGGAGAATACGAAAAAGCACTCCCACTTTATCAAAGGGATCTAGAGATCAGTGAAAAGGTGCTCGGGCCGCAACACCCATCTGTTGCAACAACACTAAACAATCTCGCAGGACTCTATGAAAGTATGGGAGAATACGAAAAAGCACTCCCACTTTATCAAAGGGCACTGGACATTCGTGAAAAGGTGCTCGGGCCGCAACACCCATCTGTTGCAACAACACTAAACAATCTCGCAGGACTCTATGAAAGTATGGGAGAATACGAAAAAGCACTCCCACTTTATCAAAGGGCACTGGAAATAATTGAAAAGAAGTTGGGACCGAAGCATCCCAATACAGTAACAATAAAAAACAATTATAATTTGCTTCTTTCAAAGATGAGTGAAGGAGATGAAGAAAAATGA
- a CDS encoding MogA/MoaB family molybdenum cofactor biosynthesis protein, with translation MKESTPEIHKKEAKKFFSFALITISTSRYEKYGNPASPEDADDISGKNMKDLLEAAGHKISFYRLVSDKKTSITDAVLAALDSPADIIITSGGTGLAPKDITIESVTPLFEKEISGFGELFRYKSIEDIGTSVILTRAVAGVIKGKAVFCLPGSPNAVKLAISEIIIPEAGHIVRHVKE, from the coding sequence ATGAAAGAATCTACACCGGAAATTCATAAAAAAGAAGCAAAAAAATTCTTTTCTTTTGCCTTAATCACAATTTCGACCTCAAGATATGAAAAATACGGAAATCCCGCCTCACCTGAAGATGCCGATGACATTTCAGGCAAAAATATGAAAGATCTTCTCGAAGCGGCCGGCCATAAAATTTCTTTCTACAGGCTGGTTTCCGACAAAAAAACCTCAATTACAGATGCAGTTCTTGCTGCTCTTGACAGCCCCGCAGATATTATAATTACTAGCGGAGGCACAGGGCTTGCACCAAAAGACATTACAATTGAGTCTGTTACCCCACTTTTTGAAAAAGAAATCTCAGGCTTTGGGGAACTTTTCAGGTACAAAAGCATTGAAGACATAGGAACGTCGGTAATCCTTACCAGAGCTGTAGCAGGCGTGATTAAAGGAAAAGCGGTATTCTGTCTCCCGGGGTCGCCAAATGCTGTGAAACTGGCAATTTCTGAGATTATAATTCCTGAAGCTGGGCACATTGTCAGGCATGTAAAGGAATAA
- a CDS encoding putative Ig domain-containing protein produces the protein MKTKLNRPFFFAILMCFMLMTTGITSASVDHPPVLNPIGSKTVYEGKTLSFTLTAKDPDGDKVTYSATGLPRGARLVASTGKFTWTPAVGQKGNYIVTFSAKAKGLKDSEKVKITVLAENPKIKITSVSRYGTSGYASGTVKGVSNSAYRVAVFIYVPNLGWWNKPTWAQPLTTINCNGKWKCDIDTGGRDVYATKVAAFLVPKNYKPPELHGSSSLPSELYKKAVAHHEVSR, from the coding sequence ATGAAGACTAAGTTGAATAGACCGTTTTTCTTTGCAATACTAATGTGTTTCATGTTGATGACAACAGGAATTACCTCAGCTTCTGTTGACCATCCTCCAGTACTTAATCCTATAGGCAGTAAAACAGTTTATGAAGGGAAAACGTTAAGCTTTACTCTCACAGCAAAAGACCCTGATGGCGATAAAGTAACATACTCTGCTACAGGTCTACCACGTGGAGCCAGGTTGGTTGCGAGCACTGGCAAGTTTACCTGGACACCTGCCGTTGGTCAGAAGGGAAACTATATTGTAACATTCAGCGCGAAAGCCAAAGGTCTAAAAGACTCTGAGAAAGTAAAAATAACAGTATTAGCTGAGAATCCAAAAATAAAAATTACTTCCGTGTCACGTTATGGAACCTCAGGATACGCTTCAGGCACAGTTAAAGGTGTAAGTAATTCAGCCTATAGGGTTGCTGTCTTTATATACGTTCCAAATTTAGGATGGTGGAATAAACCCACCTGGGCTCAACCATTAACAACAATTAACTGCAATGGTAAATGGAAGTGCGATATAGATACGGGCGGAAGAGATGTATACGCAACAAAAGTCGCTGCATTCCTTGTCCCAAAGAACTATAAACCACCTGAACTTCATGGATCCTCGAGTCTACCATCTGAGCTTTACAAAAAAGCGGTTGCTCATCACGAAGTCTCTAGATAA
- a CDS encoding glycosyltransferase family 4 protein produces the protein MKMIRIGMFSWESLYSIRIGGISPHVSELSEALAAEGHEVHLFTRGRGDDNEIINGVHYHRVACDQNGGIVEQMDRMCDAMYYRFLEVREKAGEFDILHGHDWHPVNVLCRIKAQFGLPFVLTFHSTEWGRNGNCYGDWWETKEISHREWLGGYESSDVIVTSPILKEEIKQIYKIPDYKIWKIPNGINVGKIKRNIDPGDVKRHYGINPFLPVVLFTGRMAYQKGPDLLVEAAARVLKKRDARFVLIGDGGMRSHCEYQAQKLGIGNSCNFLGYAPDNTVIDWFNACDLVCVPSRNEPFGIVVLEAWDAKKPVVASDAVALVENFKTGVVAYKEPSSIAWGLNYVLEGLGRNRMGKKGHDVLKKKYNWKRIAEKTLEVYEKVIEKKPYHKSM, from the coding sequence ATGAAAATGATTAGAATAGGGATGTTTTCCTGGGAAAGTTTGTACTCAATACGTATAGGAGGAATTTCTCCCCATGTATCCGAACTCTCTGAGGCTCTTGCAGCAGAGGGACATGAGGTCCATCTCTTTACGCGAGGCCGTGGAGACGATAATGAAATAATCAACGGCGTCCATTATCACAGAGTCGCCTGTGACCAAAATGGGGGAATTGTTGAACAGATGGACCGGATGTGTGATGCTATGTACTACCGGTTCCTGGAAGTAAGAGAAAAAGCAGGTGAGTTTGACATCCTTCACGGGCATGACTGGCATCCGGTAAATGTTCTCTGCAGGATAAAAGCTCAGTTTGGGCTGCCCTTTGTGTTGACCTTCCACAGTACTGAATGGGGACGTAATGGAAATTGTTACGGAGACTGGTGGGAGACAAAGGAAATATCTCACAGAGAGTGGCTCGGAGGGTACGAATCCTCTGACGTGATTGTGACCTCGCCAATATTGAAGGAAGAAATCAAGCAAATTTACAAAATTCCCGATTATAAAATCTGGAAAATTCCTAACGGCATAAACGTGGGAAAGATAAAAAGAAATATTGACCCCGGAGACGTGAAGAGGCACTATGGCATTAACCCTTTCCTTCCGGTTGTGCTTTTCACGGGAAGGATGGCATATCAGAAAGGCCCTGACCTCCTAGTCGAAGCTGCGGCAAGAGTCCTGAAAAAAAGGGATGCCCGATTTGTACTTATCGGAGATGGGGGAATGCGCTCTCATTGTGAATACCAGGCTCAGAAACTTGGCATCGGGAACTCGTGCAATTTCCTTGGGTATGCCCCGGATAACACCGTAATAGACTGGTTTAACGCCTGCGACCTTGTATGCGTGCCCAGCCGGAACGAGCCCTTTGGAATCGTTGTTCTTGAAGCCTGGGATGCAAAAAAACCGGTAGTTGCAAGCGATGCAGTAGCTCTTGTGGAGAATTTCAAGACAGGTGTTGTTGCTTATAAAGAGCCCTCTTCTATTGCCTGGGGACTCAACTACGTCCTTGAGGGGCTTGGCCGTAACAGAATGGGGAAAAAAGGGCATGATGTTCTCAAAAAGAAATATAACTGGAAAAGAATAGCTGAAAAGACCCTTGAAGTATATGAAAAAGTAATTGAAAAAAAGCCTTATCATAAAAGTATGTGA
- a CDS encoding amylo-alpha-1,6-glucosidase, translating to MSGIRLGADFLSTYDEGIKKEWIIGNGLGGFASSTVINARTRTYHGLLVAAPQNYPGRYLLLSSLDEEISTSEETYKLATHKYPGIISPTGFNYLSEFFQNPFPTWVYHPGDLTVKKTVFMVRNSNTTCVLYDIESRREEALLRIIPLVSSRDFNITARAGYLSFTQEATPAGVELASSNGFTFSLSSDLQYHPDPTWYYNLEYDAEKERGLNSEEDNFSPGYFESEIGLGNFRFFVAASTRDISSLNLKQVDKLRTREANRQNLLVLDSKLIDPFALKLTRATDTFVVRSHISDEDTVIAGYHWYSDWGRDTMISLPGLLLVPYRFEEARTILNYFARYCRRGLIPNTFPAFGGEPIYNTVDAPLWFIHSLSRYFAYTNDFLFLSDIWDTVVNIIDHYFTGTDFGIGMDSDYLIQHGPQLTWMDAKIGEWAVTPRAGKACEINALWYNALKTASYLGTLLGEEVSPYETLATGVVSSFENTFWNPETNCLFDLVYKDETGNEVKDPAIRPNQIFAVSLPYTMLPPDKEKAVVDRVEKDLLTPFGLRTLSKDHPLYKGQYHGDALTRDTAYHNGTAWPWLLGAYVKAYRKVNNYSEDSVENMRTLLKGFDIQLETAGIGSISEVFDGDYPHSPGGCIAQAWSVAEILRAYVEDVLGIKP from the coding sequence ATGAGTGGGATCAGGCTTGGGGCAGATTTTCTTTCTACATATGACGAAGGAATAAAAAAAGAATGGATTATAGGAAATGGTCTTGGAGGATTTGCTTCCTCTACAGTAATTAACGCAAGAACAAGGACTTATCACGGACTGCTTGTCGCAGCTCCACAGAATTATCCAGGTAGATATTTGCTACTTTCGTCCCTTGATGAGGAAATTTCTACCAGCGAAGAAACCTATAAACTTGCAACCCATAAATATCCAGGCATTATTTCTCCTACGGGTTTTAATTATCTTTCAGAATTCTTTCAAAACCCATTTCCTACCTGGGTTTACCATCCCGGCGATTTAACCGTAAAGAAAACCGTCTTCATGGTGCGCAACAGTAACACAACCTGTGTTCTCTATGATATAGAATCCAGAAGAGAGGAAGCTTTACTAAGAATTATTCCTCTAGTAAGTTCAAGAGACTTTAATATCACTGCCCGCGCCGGATACCTTTCCTTTACCCAGGAAGCTACTCCTGCTGGAGTGGAACTGGCAAGCTCTAATGGTTTTACTTTCTCGCTTTCATCCGACCTCCAGTATCATCCTGATCCCACATGGTACTATAACTTAGAGTATGACGCTGAGAAGGAAAGAGGGCTTAACTCGGAAGAAGACAACTTCAGTCCGGGTTATTTTGAAAGCGAGATCGGATTGGGAAATTTCCGTTTTTTTGTTGCTGCTTCAACAAGAGATATTTCTTCTCTTAATCTCAAGCAAGTTGATAAACTCCGTACCAGGGAAGCAAATCGGCAGAACCTTCTTGTCCTTGATTCGAAACTTATTGATCCTTTTGCTCTTAAACTTACCAGGGCGACTGATACTTTCGTAGTGAGAAGCCATATTTCAGATGAGGATACGGTAATTGCAGGGTATCACTGGTATTCTGACTGGGGAAGGGATACCATGATCTCTCTGCCTGGCTTGCTTTTAGTTCCTTATCGTTTCGAGGAAGCAAGAACCATTCTCAATTATTTTGCCAGGTACTGTCGGAGAGGCTTAATCCCTAACACTTTCCCGGCTTTCGGAGGGGAACCAATTTACAATACAGTGGATGCTCCTCTCTGGTTTATTCATTCCCTTAGCCGCTATTTTGCATATACAAACGATTTCCTTTTCCTCTCGGATATATGGGACACAGTAGTTAACATTATAGATCATTATTTTACAGGCACAGATTTTGGAATCGGCATGGATTCAGATTATCTCATCCAGCATGGACCCCAGCTAACCTGGATGGATGCAAAAATCGGAGAATGGGCAGTGACCCCAAGAGCAGGTAAAGCCTGTGAGATAAATGCTCTCTGGTATAACGCCCTGAAAACCGCTTCTTACCTTGGCACGCTTCTCGGTGAAGAGGTTTCTCCATACGAAACTCTTGCAACCGGTGTTGTCTCGAGTTTTGAGAACACTTTCTGGAACCCTGAAACCAACTGTCTCTTTGACCTCGTATATAAGGATGAAACAGGAAACGAGGTTAAAGACCCTGCTATCCGACCTAATCAGATCTTTGCCGTATCTCTACCTTATACCATGCTCCCCCCTGATAAAGAAAAAGCAGTTGTGGACAGAGTTGAAAAAGACCTTTTGACCCCCTTTGGCCTCAGGACTCTCTCGAAAGACCACCCCTTATATAAAGGACAATATCATGGAGATGCCTTAACCAGAGATACAGCCTACCACAATGGGACCGCCTGGCCCTGGCTTCTTGGAGCTTATGTGAAAGCCTACAGGAAAGTCAATAATTATTCGGAAGATAGCGTGGAGAATATGCGGACTCTTCTCAAGGGCTTTGATATTCAGCTTGAAACAGCAGGCATCGGTTCCATTTCTGAAGTATTTGACGGCGACTATCCACACTCCCCCGGAGGTTGTATCGCCCAGGCCTGGAGCGTCGCGGAAATTTTGCGGGCATATGTAGAGGATGTACTTGGGATTAAACCTTGA
- a CDS encoding cob(I)yrinic acid a,c-diamide adenosyltransferase: MVKGLVYLYTGEGEGKTTNAFGLALRAVGHGYSVIIIQFMKGRKYIGEYKIKDRLAPEYEIYQFGREDFIDFKNPVPLDYELARKGLEFAKKALKRKPRLLILDEINLAAHFGIVKTEDLLKLLDDIPEETTVVLTGRRAPGKLIERADLVTEMRLIKHPFEKNFPAREGLEY; encoded by the coding sequence TTGGTTAAAGGCCTGGTTTATCTTTACACGGGGGAAGGAGAAGGAAAGACCACAAACGCCTTTGGACTGGCTCTCAGGGCTGTAGGCCACGGGTACAGTGTAATAATAATCCAGTTCATGAAGGGCAGGAAGTACATAGGTGAGTACAAAATAAAGGACAGGCTAGCTCCGGAATACGAGATCTACCAGTTTGGAAGGGAAGATTTCATAGACTTCAAGAATCCCGTGCCTCTGGATTATGAACTGGCGAGAAAGGGCCTCGAATTTGCAAAAAAAGCCCTGAAAAGGAAGCCCAGGCTCCTGATACTGGACGAGATAAATCTTGCAGCCCACTTTGGCATTGTGAAAACCGAAGATCTCCTCAAACTGCTGGATGATATACCGGAAGAAACTACAGTTGTCCTGACAGGGAGGAGGGCTCCTGGAAAACTGATAGAAAGAGCAGACCTGGTAACGGAGATGAGGCTTATAAAGCACCCTTTCGAGAAAAACTTCCCGGCAAGGGAAGGGCTTGAATATTAA